The following proteins come from a genomic window of Populus nigra chromosome 6, ddPopNigr1.1, whole genome shotgun sequence:
- the LOC133696834 gene encoding NADH--cytochrome b5 reductase 1-like isoform X1 yields the protein MDFIPMPSTADVLGVLIAIFSVAIAAASSYYFVSRKPKGCLDPQKFKEFKLIKKTQISPDVARFRFSLPTPKSVLGLPAVTYVLCRGKDSEGQEVIRSYTPITLDSQVGYFELVVKMYPEGRMSHHFSEMREGDYLAVKGPQAFKVPFNYKPGQVRAFGMIAGGSGITPMFQLTRAILENPKDKTIVHLIYANTTFEDILLKEDLDDFARKFPDRFKVYYVLSKPPEAWTGGGGHVSKEMIQSHCPPPAPDIRILRCGPPGMNEAMTAHLNALGYTSSMQYEF from the exons ATGGATTTCATTCCAATGCCCAGTACTGCTGATGTTCTTGGTGTTCTCATTGCTATATTTTCAGTCGCCATCGCTGCagcttcttcttattattttgtcAGCAGAAAACCCAAAG GCTGCTTAGACCCTCAGAAATTCAAAGAATTCAAGCTAATCAAGAAGACACAAATTAGCCCTGATGTTGCGAGGTTTAGATTTTCTCTTCCTACACCCAAATCAGTGTTGGGTCTTCCTGCTGTAACTTATGTTCTTTGCAG GGGAAAGGACAGTGAAGGTCAAGAAGTTATAAGATCATATACACCTATCACTTTGGATTCTCAAGTTGGTTACTTTGAACTAGTTGTGAAA ATGTATCCAGAAGGAAGGATGTCACACCATTTCAGTGAGATGCGTGAAGGGGACTACCTAGCAGTAAAGGGACCTCAG GCTTTTAAGGTCCCGTTCAATTACAAACCCGGCCAAGTTCGGGCGTTCGGGATGATCGCCGGAGGTAGTGGCATCACCCCAATGTTCCAG CTTACCAGAGCCATATTAGAGAACCCGAAAGACAAAACCATTGTGCATCTTATTTATGCCAATACCACATTTGAAGATATTCTTCTCAAG GAAGACCTAGATGACTTCGCTCGCAAATTCCCCGATCGTTTCAAGGTTTATTATGTCCTCAGCAAG CCTCCTGAAGCATGGACCGGTGGTGGTGGTCATGTATCCAAAGAAATGATTCAAAGCCATTGCCCACCTCCTGCCCCTGATATccgg ATATTGAGGTGCGGGCCACCGGGCATGAACGAGGCCATGACAGCTCATCTTAATGCACTTGGATACACATCCTCCATGCAATATGAGTTCTAA
- the LOC133696834 gene encoding NADH--cytochrome b5 reductase 1-like isoform X2, producing the protein MDFIPMPSTADVLGVLIAIFSVAIAAASSYYFVSRKPKGCLDPQKFKEFKLIKKTQISPDVARGKDSEGQEVIRSYTPITLDSQVGYFELVVKMYPEGRMSHHFSEMREGDYLAVKGPQAFKVPFNYKPGQVRAFGMIAGGSGITPMFQLTRAILENPKDKTIVHLIYANTTFEDILLKEDLDDFARKFPDRFKVYYVLSKPPEAWTGGGGHVSKEMIQSHCPPPAPDIRILRCGPPGMNEAMTAHLNALGYTSSMQYEF; encoded by the exons ATGGATTTCATTCCAATGCCCAGTACTGCTGATGTTCTTGGTGTTCTCATTGCTATATTTTCAGTCGCCATCGCTGCagcttcttcttattattttgtcAGCAGAAAACCCAAAG GCTGCTTAGACCCTCAGAAATTCAAAGAATTCAAGCTAATCAAGAAGACACAAATTAGCCCTGATGTTGCGAG GGGAAAGGACAGTGAAGGTCAAGAAGTTATAAGATCATATACACCTATCACTTTGGATTCTCAAGTTGGTTACTTTGAACTAGTTGTGAAA ATGTATCCAGAAGGAAGGATGTCACACCATTTCAGTGAGATGCGTGAAGGGGACTACCTAGCAGTAAAGGGACCTCAG GCTTTTAAGGTCCCGTTCAATTACAAACCCGGCCAAGTTCGGGCGTTCGGGATGATCGCCGGAGGTAGTGGCATCACCCCAATGTTCCAG CTTACCAGAGCCATATTAGAGAACCCGAAAGACAAAACCATTGTGCATCTTATTTATGCCAATACCACATTTGAAGATATTCTTCTCAAG GAAGACCTAGATGACTTCGCTCGCAAATTCCCCGATCGTTTCAAGGTTTATTATGTCCTCAGCAAG CCTCCTGAAGCATGGACCGGTGGTGGTGGTCATGTATCCAAAGAAATGATTCAAAGCCATTGCCCACCTCCTGCCCCTGATATccgg ATATTGAGGTGCGGGCCACCGGGCATGAACGAGGCCATGACAGCTCATCTTAATGCACTTGGATACACATCCTCCATGCAATATGAGTTCTAA